A genomic region of Papaver somniferum cultivar HN1 chromosome 7, ASM357369v1, whole genome shotgun sequence contains the following coding sequences:
- the LOC113299653 gene encoding putative 4-hydroxy-4-methyl-2-oxoglutarate aldolase 2 — translation MSMVATAEVCDANPPLIHSGELRALQPIFQIYGRRQVFSGPVVTLKVFEDNVLVREFLEEKGNGRVLVVDGGGSLRCAILGGNPVQQATNNGWAGILINGCIRDVDEINGCDIGVRALASHPMKANKRGVGDKHVPVIMAGTRILDGEWLYADTDGILVSKMELSI, via the coding sequence ATGTCGATGGTAGCGACAGCTGAAGTTTGTGACGCAAACCCACCACTTATTCATAGTGGTGAGCTTAGAGCTCTACAACCTATTTTCCAGATATACGGGAGACGTCAAGTGTTTTCTGGACCAGTAGTGACGCTCAAGGTCTTTGAGGACAACGTTCTTGTTCGTGAGTTTCTTGAAGAGAAAGGTAATGGCAGGGTtctggttgttgatggtggtggaaGTTTGAGGTGTGCGATTCTGGGAGGTAATCCTGTTCAACAAGCTACTAACAATGGTTGGGCTGGCATATTGATCAATGGTTGCATTAGAGATGTCGATGAGATTAATGGGTGTGATATCGGAGTTAGGGCTCTGGCTTCGCATCCAATGAAAGCCAATAAAAGGGGAGTTGGAGACAAGCACGTACCCGTCATAATGGCTGGAACACGTATATTAGATGGTGAGTGGCTTTATGCAGATACTGACGGAATTCTTGTGTCTAAGATGGAGTTATCAATTTGA
- the LOC113296011 gene encoding ent-kaurenoic acid oxidase 2-like, whose amino-acid sequence MGISSETWWFALVFGGAPLLVWVLLTWWNEIWYIGPLKLRYSGYVKLPPGTMGLPYFGEMLSFLWYFKILHLPDEFIEAKKQRQQNRISLRPPECIIAVLKLNCINHEFYANSDINSMFIRYGEGVGVYQTCLFGTPSIISCSPASNKFFLQRDDIFPINWPSNELLGESSVAVVNGKAHTRLRSYVFNAINSPDALKRIFLVVQPRISSSLQLWADKVTLNGMKETKKVTFANIGKMFANFEPGLVLDSLDGYFAGIIGGVRAQRINVPGTTYHHALKCRKSATDIFRKELESRRLHAKSHIEERNDLMDGLINMKDKQGKKLGDGEVIDNIVSLVIAGYESTSLASMWSFYYLAKFPDVLQKLRVLKYQKIGKSSFGYDIFTQTQGTIMIQCPLIQTDGMVPRSLVHSKSLVEEQGYVQGICLLEFRLQFSCIIWPLATSK is encoded by the exons ATGGGCATTAGTTCGGAAACATGGTGGTTTGCTCTAGTTTTTGGTGGTGCACCATTGCTAGTTTGGGTACTGCTAACATGGTGGAATGAAATCTGGTACATAGGTCCTCTTAAACTTCGCTACAGTGGTTACGTTAAGCTTCCTCCAGGTACTATGGGTTTGCCTTATTTTGGCGAAATGCTGAGTTTTCTTTGGTACTTCAAAATCCTTCACCTACCTGACGAGTTCATTGAAGCCAAAAAGCAAAG GCAACAAAATCGAATAAGTCTCCGTCCACCTGAATGTATAATTGCAGTTCTGAAACTTAACTGCATAAATCATg AATTCTATGCTAATTCAGATATCAACTCAATGTTCATTAGATATGGTGAAGGAGTAGGAGTGTACCAGACTTGCCTCTTCGGGACACCATCTATCATCTCCTGTTCTCCGGCTTCGAACAAGTTTTTCCTGCAGCGAGACGATATTTTCCCCATCAATTGGCCTTCAAATGAACTTTTAGGTGAATCGTCTGTTGCTGTTGTGAATGGAAAGGCTCATACTAGACTAAGAAGCTATGTTTTTAATGCGATCAACAGTCCCGACGCtcttaagagaatttttctaGTTGTGCAACCTAGAATTTCATCGTCTCTTCAGTTGTGGGCCGACAAAGTCACACTCAATGGAATGAAGGAAACTAAGAAA GTAACCTTTGCAAATATTGGAAAAATGTTTGCTAACTTTGAGCCAGGCCTTGTCTTGGATTCGCTTGATGGTTATTTCGCTGGCATTATCGGAGGGGTGAGAGCCCAACGCATTAACGTTCCAGGAACAACATACCACCACGCTCTTAAG TGTCGGAAAAGCGCGACAGACATATTTAGAAAAGAGCTAGAAAGTCGTCGATTGCATGCGAAAAGCCATATTGAGGAGAGAAATGATCTCATGGATGGATTGATCAATATGAAAGATAAACAAGGGAAAAAATTAGGTGATGGAGAAGTTATTGATAACATTGTGTCTCTAGTAATTGCTGGATACGAATCCACTTCTCTCGCATCAATGTGGTCTTTCTACTACTTGGCGAAATTCCCCGACGTTCTCCAAAAACTGAGG gttttAAAATACCAAAAGATTGGAAAATCATCATTTGGCTACGACATCTTCACACAGACCCAAGGAACTATAATGATCCAATGTCCTTTAATCCAGACAGATGGAAT GGTCCCGCGAAGCCTGGTACATTCCAAGTCTTTGGTGGAGGAGCAAGGATATGTGCAGGGAATATGCTTGCTCGAGTTCAGATTGCAATTTTCCTGCATTATTTGGCCATTGGCTACAAGTAAATAA